The following proteins are co-located in the Microcystis wesenbergii NRERC-220 genome:
- a CDS encoding replication protein RepU, whose translation MSNETVTYSLETVLKEIKDSIKEVNHKADRIDQRLTQLEIGQAELKGEIKALDERLSTKIDGLTARVAYQEFTNRGILIALVVAILGGAAKLFGFIGNP comes from the coding sequence ATGTCTAACGAAACTGTAACTTATTCCCTTGAAACGGTTCTTAAGGAAATCAAAGACAGCATCAAGGAAGTCAACCACAAAGCTGATAGAATCGATCAACGTCTGACACAATTAGAAATCGGACAGGCAGAACTTAAAGGAGAAATTAAAGCTTTAGATGAGCGACTAAGCACAAAAATTGACGGATTGACCGCTAGAGTTGCCTATCAAGAGTTTACTAATCGAGGCATTTTGATCGCCCTTGTTGTTGCTATTTTAGGAGGAGCAGCTAAACTTTTTGGGTTTATTGGCAACCCCTAG
- the glyA gene encoding serine hydroxymethyltransferase: protein MTDTNLDILSLTDPAIAGILQKELQRQRDHLELIASENFTSAAVMAAQGSVLTNKYAEGLPKKRYYGGCEYVDEAEQLAIDRVKRLFGANHANVQPHSGAQANFAVFLTLLQPGDTIMGMDLSHGGHLTHGSPVNVSGKWFRVVQYGVSPESELLDYDLILDIARKEKPKLIICGYSAYSRRIDFEKFRAIADEVGAYLMADIAHIAGLVATGHHPNPLPHCDVVTTTTHKTLRGPRGGLIMTKDEELGKKFDKSVFPGTQGGPLEHVVAAKAVAFGEALKPEFKIYSGQVIANAQALASQLKARGIKIVTDGTDNHLMLLDLRSVGMTGKEADRLVSTINITANKNTVPFDPESPFVTSGLRLGSPAMTTRGLGETEFIEIGNIIADILLNPGDEALRTACRQRVAKLCESFPLYPHLHISVPALA from the coding sequence GTGACTGATACGAACTTAGATATACTATCCCTGACGGATCCAGCGATCGCAGGGATTCTGCAAAAAGAACTGCAACGTCAAAGAGATCACCTAGAATTAATCGCTAGTGAAAACTTTACCTCGGCTGCCGTCATGGCCGCCCAAGGTTCGGTTTTAACCAACAAATACGCGGAAGGACTGCCCAAAAAACGCTACTATGGCGGTTGCGAATACGTTGATGAAGCGGAACAATTAGCGATCGATCGGGTTAAACGACTATTTGGGGCAAACCACGCTAACGTACAACCCCACTCTGGCGCCCAAGCTAATTTCGCCGTTTTCCTGACCCTCTTGCAGCCCGGCGATACGATTATGGGCATGGATCTCTCCCACGGTGGTCATCTTACCCACGGTTCCCCCGTTAACGTTTCCGGAAAATGGTTCCGAGTAGTACAGTACGGAGTAAGTCCCGAAAGCGAACTCCTCGACTACGATCTCATCCTTGACATCGCCCGCAAGGAAAAACCAAAACTAATTATCTGCGGTTATTCTGCCTACTCGCGCCGGATTGATTTCGAGAAATTCCGGGCCATCGCTGACGAAGTGGGGGCCTACCTGATGGCAGATATCGCCCATATTGCCGGTTTAGTGGCCACCGGTCATCATCCTAACCCCCTACCCCACTGTGATGTGGTCACTACCACCACTCACAAAACCCTGCGCGGTCCTAGGGGGGGTTTAATTATGACCAAAGACGAGGAATTAGGCAAAAAATTCGATAAATCCGTCTTCCCCGGTACCCAAGGCGGGCCCCTAGAACACGTGGTCGCGGCGAAAGCGGTGGCTTTTGGGGAGGCCCTGAAACCGGAGTTTAAAATCTATTCGGGCCAAGTAATCGCTAATGCCCAAGCTTTAGCCAGTCAGTTGAAAGCTAGAGGGATTAAAATTGTCACCGATGGTACGGATAATCACTTGATGTTACTCGATTTAAGATCCGTGGGCATGACCGGGAAAGAAGCCGATCGCTTGGTCAGTACCATCAATATTACCGCTAATAAAAACACTGTTCCCTTCGATCCCGAGTCTCCTTTTGTCACCAGTGGTCTGCGCTTGGGTTCCCCGGCTATGACCACCAGAGGACTAGGAGAAACGGAATTTATCGAGATTGGCAACATCATCGCCGATATTCTCCTTAATCCTGGTGATGAAGCCCTGAGAACTGCTTGCCGTCAACGGGTAGCTAAACTCTGTGAAAGCTTCCCCCTCTATCCCCATCTCCATATTTCCGTCCCCGCCTTGGCCTAA
- the ppc gene encoding phosphoenolpyruvate carboxylase, producing the protein MSVLVPSTETEPDIFTTSNLFLQQRLKLIEDLWKEVLVSECGQELVDLLELLRHLCSEEGQVTDDSPEAMIAKMIEDLELGEAIKVTRAFALYFQLINIIEQHYEQRDQQLLRRTVIGEENESPKADPTQKSILATIVGADWLEKTLNESDHSSPKSGLFHWLFPYLKQVNVPPQEIQRLLDQLDICLVFTAHPTEIVRHTIRIKQRRISGILEKLDQAEEIFRSMGLTNSREAQTVTKQLKEEIRFWWRTDELHQFKPTVVDEVDYALHYFDEVLFDSLPQLTLRLQQSLESSFPRLQAPKNNFCRFGSWVGGDRDGNPSVTPEVTWKTCCYQRNLVIKKYLDAIRDLTSILSASLHWCHVLPELLDSLDRDKQQMPEIYSQLAIRYRQEPYRLKLAFIQKRLENTRDRNNRLNDPEERQLLTKLNETNIYRSGSEFLAELQLLKRSLLQTGLSCQELDRLIAQVEIFGFVLTQLDFRQESTRHAECIEEIAAYLGVLPKPYGKLTESEKIAWLVGELKTRRPLIPREMPFSERTCETIETLRVLRSLQGEFGLEICQTYIISMTNEVSDVLEVLLLAQEAGLYDPATSRSSLRIVPLFETVDDLKHAPGIMQTLFELPLYRAALAGGYDHLAALNGEDVTPEPAILEPGNLQEIMVGYSDSNKDSGFLSSNWEIHKAQKALQKTAKQYGVNLRLFHGRGGSVGRGGGPAYAAILAQPRGTINGRIKITEQGEVLASKYSLPELALYNLETAVTAVIQASLLGSGFDDLEPWNRIMEELATRSRQTYRSLIYEEPDFLDFFLSVTPIPEISLLQISSRPARRKSGQQDLTTLRAIPWVFSWTQTRFLLPAWYGLGTALQMFLDDSPSRNLELLRHFYHKWPFFQMVISKADMTLSKVDLQMAYHYVSELSKQEDRERFQRLFERIKEEYNRTSEIVLQITGEKHLLDNDPNLQRSVQLRNGSIVPLGFLQVSLLKRLRQYNSQAQSGVIHFRYSKEELLRGALMTINGIAAGMRNTG; encoded by the coding sequence ATGAGCGTCCTTGTCCCCTCAACCGAAACCGAACCGGATATTTTCACCACTTCTAACCTATTTCTGCAGCAAAGACTGAAATTAATCGAAGATTTATGGAAAGAAGTCTTAGTCTCCGAATGTGGTCAAGAATTAGTCGATTTACTGGAATTACTGCGCCATCTCTGTTCTGAGGAAGGACAAGTGACCGATGATAGTCCAGAAGCAATGATCGCCAAAATGATCGAAGACTTGGAACTAGGGGAAGCGATCAAAGTCACCCGCGCTTTTGCCCTCTATTTCCAGTTAATCAATATCATCGAACAACACTACGAACAAAGGGATCAGCAACTACTGCGACGGACGGTGATCGGGGAAGAAAACGAAAGTCCCAAGGCTGACCCAACGCAAAAAAGCATTTTAGCCACCATTGTCGGGGCCGATTGGCTAGAAAAAACCCTGAACGAGTCCGATCACTCCAGCCCAAAATCGGGACTATTTCACTGGTTATTTCCCTATCTCAAACAGGTTAACGTCCCCCCCCAAGAAATCCAGCGTCTTCTCGATCAGTTAGATATTTGTCTGGTTTTTACGGCCCACCCCACGGAAATTGTCCGTCACACCATTCGCATTAAACAGCGCCGTATCTCAGGCATTCTCGAAAAACTCGACCAAGCAGAAGAAATCTTTCGCAGTATGGGGTTAACCAACTCCAGAGAAGCACAAACAGTAACCAAACAGTTAAAAGAAGAAATCCGTTTTTGGTGGCGAACAGATGAACTACACCAATTTAAACCCACCGTCGTCGATGAAGTGGATTATGCCCTGCACTACTTCGATGAAGTTCTCTTTGATTCCCTCCCCCAGTTAACCCTGCGTCTGCAGCAAAGTCTAGAATCCTCCTTTCCCCGTTTACAAGCGCCAAAAAATAACTTCTGTCGCTTCGGTTCTTGGGTTGGGGGGGATCGGGATGGCAATCCCTCCGTTACCCCCGAAGTCACCTGGAAAACCTGCTGTTATCAGCGCAATCTCGTTATTAAAAAATATCTCGATGCTATTCGCGACCTGACCAGTATTTTAAGTGCCTCCCTGCACTGGTGTCATGTCTTGCCGGAGTTGCTGGACTCCCTGGACAGAGATAAACAGCAAATGCCTGAAATCTATAGCCAGTTAGCAATCCGCTACCGTCAGGAACCCTATCGCCTCAAATTGGCCTTTATTCAAAAACGTCTGGAAAATACCCGTGATCGCAATAATCGCCTCAATGACCCGGAAGAACGACAATTATTAACTAAACTCAACGAAACCAACATCTATCGCTCCGGTTCCGAGTTTTTAGCCGAATTACAGCTATTAAAGCGCAGTCTCTTGCAAACCGGTCTTTCCTGTCAAGAACTCGATCGACTGATCGCCCAAGTGGAGATTTTTGGCTTTGTCCTGACTCAGTTAGATTTTCGGCAAGAATCCACCCGTCACGCCGAATGTATCGAAGAAATCGCCGCCTATCTCGGAGTTTTACCAAAACCCTACGGCAAATTAACCGAATCAGAAAAAATCGCCTGGTTAGTGGGGGAATTAAAAACCCGTCGGCCCTTAATTCCCCGGGAAATGCCCTTCTCGGAAAGAACCTGCGAAACCATTGAAACCCTGCGAGTTTTAAGAAGTCTGCAAGGGGAATTCGGTCTGGAAATCTGCCAAACCTACATTATCAGCATGACCAACGAGGTCAGCGATGTGCTAGAAGTGCTGTTATTAGCCCAAGAAGCTGGTTTATACGACCCCGCCACTAGCCGCAGTTCCCTCCGCATCGTTCCCCTCTTTGAAACCGTCGATGACCTCAAACACGCCCCCGGCATCATGCAGACTTTGTTTGAATTGCCCCTCTATCGAGCAGCCCTGGCCGGCGGTTACGACCATTTAGCGGCTTTAAACGGGGAGGACGTGACCCCGGAACCGGCCATCCTCGAACCGGGTAATTTACAGGAGATTATGGTGGGTTACTCCGATAGTAACAAGGATTCTGGCTTTTTGAGCAGTAATTGGGAAATTCATAAGGCCCAGAAGGCTTTACAAAAAACCGCTAAACAATACGGCGTGAATCTACGTCTTTTTCATGGCCGGGGCGGTTCCGTCGGTCGGGGTGGTGGACCGGCCTACGCCGCTATCCTCGCCCAACCCCGGGGAACTATTAACGGTCGCATTAAAATCACCGAACAAGGCGAGGTTTTAGCCTCGAAATACTCTTTACCAGAATTGGCCTTGTATAACCTCGAAACGGCCGTAACGGCAGTCATACAGGCAAGTTTACTGGGCAGTGGTTTTGATGATCTCGAACCCTGGAATCGCATCATGGAGGAGTTGGCCACCCGTTCACGGCAAACCTATCGCAGTTTGATTTATGAAGAACCGGACTTTTTAGACTTCTTCCTGTCTGTAACTCCCATTCCTGAAATTAGTCTTTTACAGATTAGTTCCCGACCGGCGCGCCGGAAAAGTGGTCAACAGGATTTAACTACCCTGCGGGCAATTCCCTGGGTATTTAGTTGGACCCAAACCCGTTTTCTTTTACCGGCTTGGTATGGTTTAGGGACAGCTTTACAGATGTTTCTCGATGATTCTCCTAGCAGAAATTTGGAATTGTTACGCCATTTTTATCACAAGTGGCCTTTCTTCCAGATGGTGATTTCTAAGGCAGACATGACTCTATCGAAGGTGGACCTACAGATGGCCTATCACTACGTCAGTGAACTTTCTAAACAGGAAGATCGAGAACGTTTTCAACGTCTGTTTGAAAGGATCAAAGAGGAATATAATCGCACTAGCGAGATTGTTCTCCAGATCACCGGCGAGAAACATTTATTAGATAATGATCCGAATTTACAGCGCTCGGTGCAGTTACGCAACGGTTCGATCGTTCCCCTCGGTTTTCTACAGGTGTCTCTCCTCAAGCGTTTACGTCAATACAATAGTCAAGCTCAATCCGGTGTGATTCATTTCCGCTATTCTAAAGAGGAGTTATTAAGGGGTGCTTTAATGACGATTAATGGTATTGCCGCAGGGATGAGAAATACTGGTTGA
- the minC gene encoding septum site-determining protein MinC yields MDETKPELNQEIDLETEKIEPSASVRSRYAQIHLKSEGEKLVLILPKTSARETSQDWTDILTGLKYYLRNSGQNCPPRTPVHLEANDRLMDTRQLQAIATILDSAELPLHTIQTQRRQTAVAAATMGYNVEQMRSNPTFFGENQPPQSPLAEPLYLKTTLRSGVEIRHPGTVIIMGDVNPGGSLVADGDILVWGSLRGVAHAGFRGDRAAVIMALRIDLTQLRIAELVARSPALHSDRMEPEIACISEGGIRIIGAYNFSRTYTFKDQVGWVEKK; encoded by the coding sequence ATGGATGAAACTAAACCCGAATTAAATCAAGAAATTGACTTAGAAACCGAAAAAATTGAGCCATCAGCCTCGGTAAGGTCGAGATACGCCCAAATCCACCTAAAAAGTGAGGGCGAGAAATTGGTGCTAATTTTGCCCAAAACCAGTGCCAGGGAGACAAGTCAGGATTGGACAGATATCTTGACAGGATTGAAATATTATCTCCGTAATAGCGGCCAAAACTGCCCCCCTAGAACACCAGTACACCTAGAGGCCAACGATCGCCTGATGGATACGCGCCAACTACAAGCGATTGCGACAATTTTAGACAGCGCCGAATTACCCCTGCACACCATCCAAACCCAAAGAAGACAAACCGCAGTGGCAGCGGCAACTATGGGTTACAATGTCGAACAAATGCGCTCGAATCCCACGTTTTTCGGGGAGAATCAACCGCCCCAATCCCCCCTCGCTGAACCTTTGTACTTAAAAACCACCCTGCGATCGGGTGTAGAAATCCGTCACCCCGGTACAGTTATAATCATGGGCGATGTCAACCCCGGCGGCTCCCTCGTCGCCGATGGCGATATATTAGTTTGGGGGAGTTTGCGCGGTGTGGCCCATGCCGGATTTCGCGGCGATCGAGCAGCGGTAATTATGGCCCTGCGAATCGACTTAACTCAACTGAGAATCGCCGAATTAGTGGCACGGTCCCCGGCTTTGCATAGCGATCGCATGGAACCAGAAATTGCCTGTATCAGCGAAGGAGGAATTCGCATCATTGGGGCTTATAATTTTTCCAGAACCTACACCTTTAAAGATCAAGTGGGATGGGTCGAAAAAAAGTGA
- a CDS encoding glycosyltransferase family 4 protein, translating into MSGDLYYLIAFLIAHTVVLWSTPLVRTVGLKSGYVDKPNERKVHEKPMVRLGGVSIFIGALTALLIVWWLGGFAGLNSDREWEVWGVTLGGLGFFLIGLADDLFNLSPLNRLVMQFSVAFLAWQAGVRIDFLSIPFGDLLQIHWLSLPVTLLWLVGMANAINWIDGLDGLAAGVSGISAVVILIVTLVMGQPAAAIIAAALAGGALGFLRYNFNPAQIFMGDGGAYFMGFTLAGVAVIGLAKTTAVTTVAVTAVLLPYLILAVPLLDMSTVIISRLKRGKSPFVADKRHLHHRLLKAGISHRLTVLFIYALTLWVGSLALGFSNVPSGWGFAFGATLLLGYVGWQVWRNRGSEP; encoded by the coding sequence ATGTCCGGAGATTTATACTATCTAATTGCTTTTCTGATCGCCCATACCGTGGTACTTTGGAGTACCCCCCTCGTCAGAACCGTCGGACTGAAAAGCGGTTACGTCGATAAACCCAACGAAAGGAAGGTCCATGAAAAGCCTATGGTTCGACTGGGGGGAGTTTCGATCTTTATCGGCGCTTTAACTGCCCTCCTGATCGTTTGGTGGTTGGGAGGGTTTGCTGGTTTAAACAGCGATCGAGAATGGGAAGTGTGGGGCGTAACCCTAGGCGGTTTGGGCTTTTTCCTCATCGGTCTAGCGGATGATCTTTTTAATCTTTCGCCCCTCAATCGTCTGGTAATGCAGTTTAGCGTCGCTTTTCTAGCTTGGCAAGCTGGGGTGAGGATCGATTTCCTCTCTATTCCCTTCGGCGATTTATTACAAATTCATTGGCTAAGTTTGCCAGTTACTCTCCTCTGGTTAGTGGGGATGGCTAACGCAATTAACTGGATTGACGGTTTAGATGGATTAGCGGCGGGAGTTTCCGGTATATCTGCCGTGGTTATTTTGATTGTAACTTTGGTGATGGGACAACCGGCCGCCGCTATTATCGCCGCCGCTTTAGCGGGTGGGGCCCTGGGTTTTCTGCGTTACAATTTTAACCCCGCCCAAATTTTTATGGGGGATGGTGGGGCCTATTTTATGGGTTTTACCCTCGCGGGTGTGGCGGTGATTGGATTGGCTAAAACTACTGCTGTGACTACCGTTGCCGTTACCGCCGTCCTATTACCCTATCTCATCCTCGCGGTTCCTCTCCTCGATATGTCCACGGTGATTATTTCCCGTCTCAAACGCGGAAAATCCCCTTTTGTGGCTGATAAACGTCATTTACATCATCGTTTACTGAAAGCGGGTATCTCTCACCGTTTGACAGTATTATTTATCTACGCCCTAACTCTCTGGGTGGGCAGTTTAGCCCTCGGTTTCTCCAATGTTCCCAGTGGTTGGGGTTTTGCCTTTGGTGCGACTCTCCTCCTCGGTTACGTCGGTTGGCAAGTCTGGCGCAATCGTGGCAGTGAACCGTAA
- a CDS encoding DUF4164 family protein: protein MSNETVTYSLETVLTRIEGKIDSLQRDVNERLTKLEIGQSEIKGDIKALDSKVMEIEKRIDDLNARVNITTNGFLGIVGILVTGILGILGKIVFFPNP, encoded by the coding sequence ATGTCTAACGAAACTGTAACTTATTCCCTTGAAACGGTCCTGACAAGGATTGAGGGAAAAATCGACTCTTTACAAAGAGATGTTAATGAGCGTCTCACTAAGCTAGAGATAGGACAATCGGAAATAAAAGGGGATATTAAAGCCCTAGATTCTAAAGTTATGGAAATAGAAAAGCGTATTGACGACCTGAATGCAAGGGTGAATATTACCACTAATGGATTTCTTGGCATTGTCGGAATTTTGGTGACAGGAATACTAGGCATTCTGGGAAAAATCGTCTTTTTCCCTAATCCCTAA
- the minE gene encoding cell division topological specificity factor MinE has protein sequence MNDLIDKLLAWRSSGKSGDQAKKRLKLILAHDRTDLSPELLNMMRQEILEVVSRYLDIDTEETELLLESDQRTTALIANFPIRRIKRRPLTEKLP, from the coding sequence ATGAATGACCTGATCGATAAACTTCTTGCATGGCGCAGTTCGGGCAAAAGTGGCGACCAAGCTAAAAAACGCTTAAAACTTATTTTAGCCCATGATCGCACCGATCTTAGTCCCGAACTTCTCAATATGATGCGTCAAGAAATCTTAGAAGTGGTCAGTCGTTATCTTGATATCGACACCGAGGAAACCGAGTTACTCCTAGAAAGTGACCAACGAACTACCGCCCTGATTGCTAATTTTCCGATTCGTCGCATCAAACGCCGTCCTTTAACCGAGAAATTGCCATGA
- the minD gene encoding septum site-determining protein MinD — translation MARVIVVTSGKGGVGKTTVTANLGSALSQLGCRVALVDADFGLRNLDLLLGLEQRIVYTALDVVAGDCSLDKALVKDKRQENLVLLPAAQNRTKEAITGDQMKDLVAQLSKSYDYVLIDCPAGIEMGFRNAIAPAQEAIIVTTPEMSAVRDADRVVGLLESEDIKSIRLIVNRLRPEMIQLNQMISVEDILDLLVIPLLGIIPDDQRIIISTNKGEPLVLEEKTSPPAMAFRNIAQRLQGRDVPFLDLMAGQEGFLTRLRRRLFGP, via the coding sequence ATGGCTCGTGTAATTGTGGTGACATCAGGAAAGGGAGGAGTCGGTAAAACGACAGTAACGGCGAACTTAGGTTCAGCTTTATCTCAATTAGGCTGTCGAGTCGCCCTTGTCGATGCCGATTTCGGACTGAGAAATCTCGATTTATTGTTAGGATTAGAACAGCGTATCGTTTATACTGCCCTCGATGTGGTGGCGGGAGATTGTAGCCTTGATAAAGCTTTAGTTAAGGATAAAAGACAGGAAAATCTGGTCCTATTACCGGCAGCACAAAATCGCACAAAAGAGGCAATTACTGGCGATCAAATGAAGGATTTAGTCGCCCAATTGTCAAAAAGTTATGACTATGTATTGATTGATTGCCCGGCAGGAATTGAAATGGGTTTTCGCAATGCGATCGCCCCTGCCCAAGAAGCGATCATCGTTACTACCCCAGAAATGTCGGCGGTGAGAGATGCCGATCGCGTGGTGGGATTACTAGAAAGCGAAGATATTAAAAGTATCCGTCTGATTGTCAACCGACTGCGGCCGGAAATGATCCAACTTAACCAGATGATCAGCGTTGAGGATATTCTCGACCTCTTGGTAATTCCCCTTTTAGGGATTATTCCCGACGATCAAAGAATTATTATTTCCACTAATAAAGGGGAACCATTAGTATTAGAGGAGAAGACCTCTCCCCCTGCCATGGCCTTTAGAAACATTGCCCAACGTTTACAGGGTCGCGATGTGCCGTTTCTAGATTTAATGGCCGGTCAAGAAGGTTTTCTTACCCGTCTGCGTCGTCGCTTATTTGGGCCTTAA
- a CDS encoding LysM peptidoglycan-binding domain-containing M23 family metallopeptidase: MVMGRRIKSEKSWLSFISTILFFCLGFLTLNQKLIFAQGSDNVCPLPILSRLQRHKIQAGETIASIAEKYALIPATIIKLNPTILKNGLAPVGKEIFIPPMNGIRIEAPKGSTWRDLEAASGIRADILFELNGCGRRPTIVFIPGTNWSATGKRSDYTGLSSYPLPFASSAGLTYGWQKSPTEQKNLFHSGIDLLADIGTSVLAAEDGLVIYVGQEGAYGNLVVINHLGRRQTRYAHLSRVTVRIDQRVRAGDVIGAVGTTGQPDIIPPHLHFEVRLDTPVGWIAQDPALHLPQIHPPPSSQK, from the coding sequence ATGGTCATGGGTCGGAGAATCAAAAGTGAGAAAAGTTGGCTAAGTTTCATTAGCACAATTTTGTTTTTTTGTCTAGGTTTTTTGACCTTAAATCAAAAATTAATTTTTGCCCAAGGGTCTGATAATGTTTGTCCCCTGCCGATTTTATCAAGGTTACAACGCCATAAAATCCAAGCGGGAGAAACGATCGCCTCAATCGCCGAAAAATACGCTCTCATCCCGGCAACGATAATTAAACTCAATCCGACTATTCTCAAAAATGGTTTGGCCCCCGTCGGGAAAGAAATCTTTATTCCCCCGATGAACGGCATTCGCATCGAAGCACCCAAGGGTTCCACTTGGCGCGATTTAGAAGCGGCATCAGGTATTCGTGCCGATATACTCTTTGAGCTTAACGGTTGTGGTCGCCGGCCGACAATAGTTTTTATACCCGGCACCAATTGGTCCGCCACGGGCAAGCGATCGGATTATACTGGATTAAGTTCTTATCCCTTACCCTTTGCTAGTAGTGCTGGCTTAACCTACGGTTGGCAAAAAAGTCCCACGGAACAGAAAAATCTCTTTCATAGTGGTATTGATCTTCTCGCAGATATTGGTACAAGTGTTTTAGCGGCCGAGGATGGTCTAGTGATTTATGTGGGTCAGGAGGGGGCCTATGGTAATTTGGTAGTAATTAATCATTTAGGTCGCCGGCAGACCCGTTATGCCCATTTAAGCAGGGTGACAGTGAGAATTGACCAACGGGTACGAGCAGGAGACGTTATCGGTGCGGTTGGCACCACGGGACAACCGGATATTATTCCCCCCCATCTTCATTTTGAGGTGCGCTTAGATACTCCCGTCGGTTGGATAGCGCAGGATCCGGCTTTGCATTTGCCCCAAATCCACCCGCCGCCATCAAGTCAAAAGTAA
- the dnaN gene encoding DNA polymerase III subunit beta, translating into MKFTSSQSELNSNLSLVSRAVASRPTHPVLGNVLFCADEEKGEISLTAFDLSLGIRTSFRAEVVEGGKITLPAKLLNDIVSRLGEGEITISVEENENDEEHSLAFLKTASAQFQIRGMKADEFPELPTVADGEIVNLPIVALTEGLKGALFAASGDETKQVLTGVHLTKTVDCLEFAATDGHRLAVVQTPLEEVESASGGFNVTIPARALRELERMMATKQNIETITLHVDDSQVIFEMGEQRLTSRKLEGAYPTYNQLIPKSFDRSLTLDRKQLIRCLELVAVLADQKNNLVKFSLDSENDRLSLAVESPDLGSAKESMAAEIQGESGDIAFNVKYLMDGLKALPNNDIQMRLNASTQPVIFTPLGGLKMTYLVMPVQIRQ; encoded by the coding sequence ATGAAATTTACCAGTAGTCAAAGCGAACTCAACAGCAATTTATCCCTAGTTAGTCGGGCCGTTGCCAGTCGTCCTACCCATCCGGTGTTGGGAAATGTTCTCTTTTGTGCCGATGAGGAAAAGGGCGAAATTAGCCTGACTGCTTTTGATTTGAGTTTAGGGATTCGCACCAGTTTTCGGGCCGAGGTGGTGGAAGGGGGCAAAATTACCCTGCCGGCAAAATTGCTGAACGATATTGTCTCTCGTTTGGGAGAGGGGGAAATCACTATCTCTGTGGAAGAAAACGAGAATGATGAAGAGCATAGTCTCGCTTTCCTGAAAACTGCCTCGGCACAGTTCCAAATTCGCGGTATGAAAGCCGATGAGTTCCCAGAATTGCCCACGGTGGCCGATGGGGAAATTGTTAATTTACCTATAGTTGCCTTGACAGAGGGACTAAAAGGTGCTTTGTTTGCCGCTAGTGGCGATGAAACTAAACAGGTGTTGACGGGGGTACATTTAACTAAAACCGTCGATTGTCTAGAATTTGCCGCTACAGACGGTCATCGTTTAGCGGTGGTACAAACTCCCCTAGAGGAGGTAGAAAGTGCCTCTGGTGGCTTTAATGTCACCATTCCGGCCCGGGCCCTGCGAGAATTGGAAAGAATGATGGCAACAAAACAAAATATCGAGACTATTACTCTGCATGTGGATGATTCTCAAGTCATCTTTGAAATGGGGGAACAGAGGTTAACCAGTCGTAAGTTAGAAGGGGCCTATCCCACTTATAATCAGTTAATTCCTAAATCCTTTGATCGCTCTTTAACTTTAGACCGCAAACAATTAATCCGTTGTTTGGAATTAGTGGCGGTTTTAGCTGACCAAAAGAATAATTTAGTCAAGTTTAGTCTCGATAGCGAAAATGACCGTTTATCCCTAGCGGTGGAATCTCCCGATTTAGGTAGCGCCAAAGAGTCCATGGCGGCGGAAATTCAGGGAGAAAGTGGCGATATTGCCTTTAATGTTAAATATTTGATGGACGGTTTGAAGGCTTTACCCAATAATGATATCCAAATGCGGTTAAATGCTAGTACCCAGCCGGTTATTTTTACTCCCTTGGGAGGTTTAAAGATGACCTATTTGGTAATGCCAGTACAAATTCGTCAGTAA